A single genomic interval of Oryza sativa Japonica Group chromosome 7, ASM3414082v1 harbors:
- the LOC4343362 gene encoding uncharacterized protein, which translates to MPRSPSPPPDRHHHHHHPARRRGPAGAAAPPPRSLRPRRAAAPSSRPLVDDFFPFPSSPSSSPSRPPPPQQQQQRRPSPEPSSSDSDGHGGGGGGGGGGSSASDRRRRKLKLVVKLSQLAPDQNHHRRGPPPPSYSDSSGGEQEQEEEEEAGGNGGDDVSGGEERVKPPKKRRIEPRGDRSRHREVGGRSDAASAPRTKRLPVPGMARTTPLPDRKALDMILDKLQKKDTYGVFAEPVDPEELPDYHDVIEHPMDFGTVRRKLARNAYRSFEQFEDDVFLICSNAMQYNAPDTIYFRQAHSIHELARKKFQELRDEGIPTENLIKSEQKIRPHPSNREPIKKPVLRYSDDDLGFMSHKEQVSRPNSKDLEDDRKFKDQVKKTISRNSEDVLSSSFQKERVKKSSVRNSDDDLSSSFQKEQVKRPISRNSGDDISSSFHKEQGRKVISRNSENDRVASFHKQHDKRPTSRSSKDELPSQKKHIRKPVCTNGEEPDFSSHRDSVENPVCTNGEHVGVLSPKRLVEKPICRNRDDLGHSHKKGLNNKSICGDGQDDMGYSCNGETVKKPVRMNSQDALGSDVSAATIASAGDDSNGLSMSQANAVEPQDCIAANGFMDKDISSPLDEIRSEKPDDISARESSVKPSYKSIVVDETRRKTYDTYEEQPSSESDTIFDVFCEEPKELVNVGPHSEHSYARSLARFAGSLGTQGWRLASERIQRVLPTDVKFGRGWVGEYEPPLPPILFVQNQPRSLVSSEANVQRSASMTRNNERIRPTESVNPKDMSLSLLNRITTGNNVVGVPGPLESPEIKPRLFGVTAEPQQRSTEAPSLHENHRAPGSVAKTKRAPSEQTRKGSSSSSSRPLQKQPQRPEISKGASNVLDMPSLNKMTGQPRPFFQPAEAAITQQMRKSETPKSSHPLEMAHQRLECAKGASGVHDMPSLNNTSGQPKPFFQSQEAAVPQPRNENTWVYHGRPGDGKYGTTDKSRPMSSMGFITKNQQVNAASFAMNLNGQKNVNDNVKSVGSTVMPVQVNTTNRGPDSSRNIFSAFPPAVRENQSIPSAPVAQSWISFGASSESKPTIVSPTFHDSNSGWKMPFANARPDEAKMTAVPQFFRQPVQMVRESPGQNKGLVIFPQLVQTDFSRSQGQPQWQGLVPPMQQKPNKDMLRPDLNIGFPSPGSPPARQSSGINLEAQQPDLALQL; encoded by the exons AtgccgcggtcgccgtcgccgccgcctgacaggcaccaccaccaccaccacccggcgCGCCGGAGGGGGCccgccggggcggcggcgccgccgccgcggtcgctgcggccgaggagggcggcggcgccgtcgtcgaggCCGCTGGTGGACGACTTCTTCCCGTTCccttcctcgccgtcgtcgtcgccgtcgaggccgccgccgccgcagcagcagcagcagcggaggcCGTCGCCGGAGCCGTCGAGCTCCGACTCggacggccatggcggcggcggcgggggtgggggtgggggctcCTCGGCCTCtgaccgacggcggcggaagcTCAAGCTCGTCGTGAAGCTCTCACAGCTCGCCCCCGACCAGAACCACCACCGGCGGGGCCCGCCTCCCCCCTCGTACTCGGACTCCTCCGGCggcgagcaggagcaggaggaggaggaggaggccggcggcaacggcggcgacgacgtcagcggcggcgaggagcgggtCAAGCCGCCCAAGAAGCGCCGGATCGAGCCGCGCGGCGACAGATCTCGCCATCGGGAG GTTGGTGGGAGGAGCGACGCCGCCAGCGCGCCGAGGACGAAGCGCCTCCCGGTGCCAG GGATGGCGAGGACGACGCCGCTGCCTGACCGGAAGGCGCTGGACATGATTCTCGACAAGCTGCAGAA GAAGGATACTTACGGAGTGTTCGCGGAGCCCGTCGATCCGGAGGAG TTGCCTGACTACCATGATGTGATTGAGCACCCAATGGACTTTGGCACCGTCAGGAGGAAGCTTGCCAGGAATGCATATCGCTCGTTCGAGCAATTTGAG GATGATGTATTCTTAATTTGCAGTAATGCGATGCAGTACAATGCACCTGATACAATCTACTTCAGACAG GCCCATTCCATACATGAATTGGCAAGAAAAAAGTTTCAGGAACTGAGAGATGAAGGCATTCCCACTGAAAACCTAATAAAGAGTGAACAGAAAATTAGACCACACCCTAGCAATAGAGAACCAATTAAGAAGCCTGTTTTGAGGTATTCAGATGATGATCTAGGCTTCATGTCCCACAAAGAGCAAGTTAGTAGACCAAATTCCAAAGACTTAGAGGATGATCGAAAGTTCAAAGATCAAGTTAAGAAGACAATTTCAAGGAATTCTGAGGATGTCTTAAGTTCCTCTTTCCAGAAAGAACGAGTTAAGAAATCCAGTGTCAGGAATTCAGACGATGATTTAAGTTCCTCCTTCCAAAAAGAACAAGTTAAGAGGCCCATTTCCAGAAACTCAGGGGATGATATAAGCTCTTCATTCCACAAGGAGCAAGGAAGGAAAGTCATCTCCAGAAATTCAGAAAATGATAGAGTTGCATCTTTCCACAAACAGCATGACAAGAGACCCACTTCCCGGAGTTCAAAAGATGAATTGCCATCGCAGAAAAAACACATAAGAAAGCCTGTTTGCACGAATGGTGAAGAACCAGATTTCTCATCACACCGAGATTCAGTAGAGAATCCAGTTTGCACAAATGGAGAACATGTAGGCGTCTTGTCCCCGAAAAGGCTAGTTGAGAAGCCCATTTGCCGAAATAGAGATGACCTAGGTCACTCCCACAAAAAAGGGTTGAATAATAAGTCTATTTGTGGAGATGGACAGGATGATATGGGTTACTCCTGCAATGGAGAGACTGTTAAGAAGCCAGTGCGTATGAATAGCCAAGATGCTTTGGGTTCAGATGTTTCTGCTGCAACCATTGCTTCTGCAGGAGATGATTCTAATGGTTTAAGCATGTCGCAGGCAAATGCTGTTGAGCCCCAAGATTGTATTGCAGCCAACGGGTTTATGGACAAAGATATCAGTTCCCCACTTGATGAAATAAGATCTGAGAAGCCAGATGATATTTCAG CTAGGGAAAGTTCAGTGAAGCCAAGCTACAAGTCAATTGTAGTAGATGAGACACGACGCAAAACATATGATACATATGAAGAACAGCCTTCATCGGAATCTGACACAATTTTCGACGTATTCTGTGAGGAGCCAAAAGAGCTTGTTAAT GTTGGACCTCATTCTGAGCACTCATATGCAAGAAGTCTTGCTCGTTTTGCTGGCTCACTTGGTACTCAAGGCTGGAGACTTGCTTCTGAACGCATTCAACGGGTATTACCCACTGATGTAAAGTTTGGACGTGGTTGGGTTGGAGAATACGAGCCACCATTACCACCTATTCTGTTTGTGCAAAACCAACCGAGAAGTCTGGTTAGCTCAGAGGCTAATGTACAAAGGAGTGCTTCAATGACTAGGAATAATGAAAGGATCAGACCAACAGAAAGTGTCAATCCAAAGGATATGAGTTTGAGTCTACTTAATCGAATAACCACTGGTAATAATGTGGTTGGAGTTCCTGGCCCTCTTGAAAGTCCAGAAATTAAGCCAAGATTATTCGGTGTTACAGCTGAGCCCCAGCAGAGGAGCACTGAAGCACCATCTCTGCATGAAAATCATCGGGCGCCTGGAAGTGTTGCAAAGACCAAAAGGGCACCCAGTGAACAAACAAGGAAAGGGAGCTCGTCCTCCAGTTCTCGCCCTCTTCAAAAGCAACCACAGAGGCCTGAAATTTCAAAAGGAGCTTCCAATGTGCTTGATATGCCTTCTTTGAACAAAATGACTGGCCAGCCCAGACCCTTCTTCCAACCAGCAGAAGCAGCTATAACTCAGCAAATGAGAAAAAGCGAGACACCTAAAAGTTCTCATCCACTTGAAATGGCACACCAGAGGCTTGAGTGTGCAAAAGGTGCTTCTGGTGTTCATGATATGCCTTCCTTAAACAATACAAGTGGGCAGCCTAAACCCTTCTTCCAGTCGCAAGAAGCAGCTGTTCCACAACCCAGAAATGAAAATACATGGGTATACCATGGACGACCTGGTGATGGGAAGTATGGGACAACCGACAAAAGCAGACCAATGAGCAGCATGGGTTTTATCACTAAAAATCAACAAGTAAATGCGGCCAGCTTTGCAATGAATTTGAACGGGCAAAAGAATGTCAATGACAATGTAAAATCAGTGGGATCAACTGTAATGCCTGTGCAGGTAAATACAACAAACAGAGGGCCTGATTCTTCCCGGAATATTTTCTCAGCATTTCCACCAGCTGTCAGGGAGAATCAGAGCATTCCATCTGCTCCAGTGGCTCAATCTTGGATCTCATTTGGTGCTTCGTCAGAGAGCAAACCAACCATTGTCAGTCCAACTTTCCATGATAGTAATTCTGGCTGGAAGATGCCATTTGCAAATGCCCGTCCTGATGAAGCAAAGATGACTGCTGTTCCACAGTTCTTTAGGCAACCCGTTCAGATGGTTAGAGAAAGTCCAGGGCAAAACAAGGGTTTGGTAATATTCCCCCAGTTGGTCCAGACAGACTTCTCAAGATCACAGGGCCAACCACAATGGCAAGGCCTGGTTCCCCCGATGCAACAGAAACCAAACAAGGATATGCTTCGCCCAGACTTGAACATCGGGTTCCCTTCTCCTGGTTCACCACCAGCTCGACAGTCTTCGGGCATCAATTTGGAAGCACAACAGCCAGACCTTGCTTTGCAGTTGTAA